The Arachis duranensis cultivar V14167 chromosome 2, aradu.V14167.gnm2.J7QH, whole genome shotgun sequence genome has a window encoding:
- the LOC107472983 gene encoding tyrosine decarboxylase 1-like — MEMNTLNNNNNHHHQSDSSSPPQRKRVMNPVDPEEFRKQGHMIIDFLADYYTKVSNFPVRSQVEPNYLRKHLPDSAPLVPEPIESILEDVQEHIIPGITHWMSPNYYAYFPSSGSVAGFMGEMLSSGLNVVGFNWISSPAATELETIVMDWLGEVLKLPQQFLYKRSNNNGGGVLLGTTCEAVLCTLVAARDKKLSQIGRDNIGKLVVYGSDQTHSSFGKAAQIAGIQNVRAIKTKRSNSFALKADSLLSTIHSDVKNGLIPIYLCATVGTTATTSIDPLMELCDVAKEYEIWVHVDAAYAGSACICPEFRSCIDGIEGANSFSFNAHKWFLTNLACCCLWVKDHNALTKSLSTNPEFLRNKASESKQVIDYKDWQITLSRKFNALKLWLVLRSYGVENLRNFLRSHVNMAMTFEGLVKLDKRFEIVVPRKFSLVCFRVSPSTIARSNYYYYYHDNNNNKNNYDDNYHNGHGYGKLVNDDYLVNELNRKLLESINNSGKVYMTHGEVEGAFMIRFAIGATLTEEHHVIMAWKLIQEHADSLLLGSS, encoded by the exons ATGGAGATGAACacattgaataataataataatcatcatcatcaaagtGATTCATCATCACCACCACAAAGAAAAAGGGTCATGAACCCTGTTGATCCTGAAGAATTCAGGAAACAAGGTCACATGATCATTGACTTTCTTGCTGACTACTACACCAAAGTTTCAAATTTTCCGGTTCGAAGCCAAGTCGAACCGAACTACCTTCGAAAACACTTGCCAGATTCAGCCCCATTAGTCCCCGAACCAATCGAATCGATTCTTGAAGATGTTCAAGAACACATCATACCAGGAATCACACACTGGATGAGCCCTAATTACTATGCCTATTTTCCAAGTAGCGGAAGCGTAGCTGGATTCATGGGCGAGATGCTTAGTTCCGGACTCAATGTGGTTGGATTCAATTGGATTTCATCACCAGCAGCTACTGAGCTTGAAACCATTGTTATGGATTGGCTTGGTGAAGTTCTAAAGCTTCCACAACAATTCCTTTACAAACGTAGTAATAATAATGGTGGTGGGGTTTTGTTAGGGACCACTTGTGAAGCTGTGTTGTGTACACTTGTGGCTGCAAGGGACAAGAAGCTTAGCCAAATTGGGAGGGACAACATAGGGAAGCTTGTTGTTTATGGTTCTGATCAAACACATAGTTCATTTGGAAAGGCAGCACAAATTGCTG GTATTCAAAATGTTAGGGCCATCAAGACTAAGAGATCAAATTCATTTGCTTTGAAAGCTGACTCACTCCTTTCAACCATTCATTCTGATGTGAAAAATGGGTTAATACCTATTTATTTATGTGCCACCGTGGGAACAACCGCCACAACATCTATTGATCCATTAATGGAATTATGTGATGTGGCAAAAGAATATGAAATTTGGGTCCATGTTGATGCTGCCTATGCTGGATCAGCTTGCATTTGTCCTGAATTTAGGTCTTGTATTGATGGTATTGAAGGTGCTAATTCTTTTAGCTTCAATGCCCATAAATGGTTCTTGACCAATTTAGCATGTTGTTGTCTTTGGGTAAAAGACCATAATGCCCTTACAAAATCCCTCTCAACTAACCCTGAATTCTTGAGGAACAAGGCTTCTGAGTCAAAGCAAGTGATTGACTACAAAGATTGGCAAATAACTTTGAGTAGGAAATTCAATGCACTCAAACTATGGCTTGTTCTTAGAAGCTATGGTGTTGAAAACCTAAGGAATTTCTTGAGGAGTCATGTGAATATGGCAATGACTTTTGAAGGGTTAGTGAAATTGGATAAGAGGTTTGAGATTGTTGTTCCTAGGAAATTCTCATTAGTTTGCTTTAGGGTTTCACCATCAACAATTGCTAGatccaattattattattattatcatgataataataataataaaaataattatgatgaTAATTACCATAATGGACATGGCTATGGGAAATTAGTGAATGATGATTATTTAGttaatgaattgaatagaaaattgttggaatcaatcaacaattcagGGAAAGTGTACATGACTCATGGTGAAGTTGAAGGTGCTTTTATGATTAGATTTGCAATTGGTGCTACCTTAACTGAGGAACATCATGTGATCATGGCATGGAAGTTGATTCAAGAGCATGCAGATTCTTTACTACTAGGTTCCTCCTAA
- the LOC110277534 gene encoding cytochrome b561 and DOMON domain-containing protein At3g07570 produces the protein MHNIILKYGRASSNVWSFIFSFPSSINAYAAIGFSNDGKMVKSSAIIGWISGLNGGGMNQYYLGGLSDGEVVPGEGDLYVMNETIIRPNPSIVYMIFQLKTNQPSSKLIYSIGPNGVFPDTQGMLQQHSDAISTVIDYSQGETSEVSYLKLRRSHGVINMTSWSILMIMGYIIARHFKKWDPIWFYLHASIQTISFVAGTAGILIGYALSKKVDANVNNHKNIAIIILVLGILQVFAIILRPKPESKLRKYWNWYHHYIGRILIIFAIANTIYGLSLAKEGSKWFLAYGISIAILVIITIILEE, from the exons atgcataacATTATATTGAAGTATGGTAGGGCTTCATCAAATGTATGGAGCTTCATCTTCTCATTCCCATCAAGCATAAATGCCTATGCAGCCATAGGGTTTTCCAATGATGGCAAAATGGTAAAATCAAGTGCAATAATAGGGTGGATCTCCGGCCTCAACGGCGGCGGAATGAACCAGTACTATTTAGGAGGATTATCGGACGGCGAGGTGGTTCCCGGAGAAGGAGACCTCTATGTCATGAATGAAACAATTATTCGACCTAATCCTTCAATAGTGTACATGATTTTTCAGTTGAAAACTAACCAACCTTCTTCAAAGCTTATATATTCAATTGGACCTAATGGTGTTTTTCCTGATACTCAAGGCATGTTGCAACAACATAGTGATGCTATATCCACAGTCATAGATTATTCACAAG GTGAAACTAGTGAAGTTTCTTACTTAAAACTCCGAAGAAGCCATGGAGTAATCAACATGACATCATGGAGCATTCTAATGATAATGGGTTACATAATTGCAAGGCATTTCAAGAAATGGGATCCAATTTGGTTTTATTTGCATGcttcaattcaaacaattagCTTTGTTGCCGGAACAGCTGGAATTTTAATTGGTTATGCATTGTCTAAGAAAGTTGATGCCAATGTCaataatcacaaaaatataGCTATCATCATTCTTGTCCTTGGAATCCTCCAG GTATTTGCAATCATATTAAGGCCAAAACCAGAATCAAAATTACGCAAATATTGGAATTGGTACCATCATTATATTGGGAGAATTTTGATTATATTCGCCATTGCAAACACAATTTATGGACTCTCTTTAGCAAAGGAAGGTTCTAAATGGTTTCTTGCTTATGGAATTTCGATTGCCATCTTAGTTATCATCACCATAATTTTGGAG GAATAG